One genomic window of Halovivax cerinus includes the following:
- a CDS encoding dCTP deaminase has translation MASQSSTTPVENFVHEPTQVHDGGIDLTVSAVYEVSAPGRVDFGGDELQDADLEPVPTTSHDPGDTYEWWHLDGGQYVLQYNEFLATDEDTPLFLQPRNELLARGVTHPSVRVGSHLPLVSVTVPDGGIEIKENARVSTLVGLDDRSTDAADAPE, from the coding sequence ATGGCTTCGCAGTCGTCCACGACGCCCGTCGAGAACTTCGTCCACGAACCGACGCAGGTCCACGATGGTGGCATCGATCTCACGGTGAGTGCGGTCTACGAGGTCAGCGCGCCCGGTCGCGTAGACTTCGGCGGCGACGAACTCCAGGACGCCGACCTGGAGCCCGTCCCGACCACGTCACACGATCCGGGAGACACCTACGAGTGGTGGCACCTGGATGGCGGCCAGTACGTCCTCCAGTACAACGAGTTCCTCGCCACCGACGAGGACACCCCGCTGTTTCTCCAGCCTCGAAACGAACTACTCGCCCGCGGCGTGACGCACCCGTCCGTTCGCGTCGGATCGCACCTGCCGCTCGTCTCGGTGACCGTACCCGACGGCGGGATCGAGATCAAAGAAAACGCGAGAGTCTCGACGCTCGTCGGCCTCGACGACCGCTCGACCGACGCCGCAGACGCACCCGAGTGA
- a CDS encoding KaiC domain-containing protein, translating to MALTGGPHQPMTEKELTDDWFERALTETGDSTDPDPEDEGESSSAESDDIGEAASDAADDTPASDADEETLFDQGFGDALSEVSVPQLDETSAPDGFSDVDFGLDTDEPDFDEAVESALPRIELGVDGLDGMIQGGIPERSLMVAIGSAGTGKTTLGLQFLNHGLENGERAVYITLEETRERVVNSATEKGWRFDEFVDAGDLAVVDVDPIEMSTHLDAIQDELPTLIEDFGASRLVLDSVSLLEMMYDDQARRRNEVYEFTASLKAAGVTALMTSEAARDTAYASRHGIVEYLTDAVFVLQYVRPDDFRETRLAVEIQKIRDANHSREKKPYEITNEGISVHQQANLF from the coding sequence GTGGCACTCACCGGCGGACCCCATCAACCGATGACCGAGAAGGAACTCACCGACGACTGGTTCGAGCGAGCCCTGACGGAAACCGGTGATTCGACCGATCCGGACCCCGAGGACGAGGGCGAATCCTCCTCCGCCGAGTCCGACGACATCGGCGAGGCGGCGAGCGATGCCGCCGACGACACGCCGGCGTCGGACGCGGATGAGGAGACCCTGTTCGACCAGGGATTCGGCGACGCTCTCTCGGAGGTATCGGTCCCACAGCTCGACGAGACGAGCGCTCCGGACGGGTTCTCGGACGTGGATTTCGGTCTCGATACGGACGAACCCGACTTCGACGAAGCGGTCGAGTCCGCTCTTCCGCGCATCGAACTCGGCGTCGACGGTCTCGATGGGATGATTCAGGGTGGTATTCCCGAACGCTCGCTCATGGTCGCCATCGGTAGCGCAGGGACGGGAAAGACGACGCTCGGTCTTCAGTTTTTGAATCACGGCCTCGAGAACGGCGAACGAGCGGTCTACATTACCCTGGAGGAGACCCGCGAACGCGTCGTGAACAGCGCGACGGAGAAGGGGTGGCGCTTCGACGAGTTCGTCGATGCCGGCGACCTCGCCGTGGTGGACGTCGACCCGATCGAGATGTCGACTCATCTCGACGCCATCCAGGACGAGCTTCCCACCCTCATCGAGGATTTCGGCGCGAGCCGACTGGTGCTCGATTCCGTCTCACTCCTCGAGATGATGTACGACGATCAGGCCAGGCGGCGCAACGAGGTCTACGAGTTCACGGCGAGCCTCAAGGCCGCCGGTGTGACGGCCCTCATGACGAGCGAGGCGGCGCGGGATACCGCGTACGCGTCCAGACACGGCATCGTCGAGTACCTCACAGACGCCGTATTCGTCCTCCAGTACGTCCGGCCCGACGACTTCCGGGAAACCCGACTCGCGGTCGAGATACAGAAGATCCGCGACGCCAATCACTCCCGGGAGAAAAAACCCTACGAGATCACGAACGAAGGCATCTCGGTGCACCAGCAGGCGAACCTGTTCTGA
- a CDS encoding thioredoxin family protein, with the protein MVETESSSALDPGDVIPPFELTGVDGEMYTPESFTDAAALLVVFTCNHCPYAKAKFDLLNELAAEYDDAAVVGVNPNDADAYPEDSFDRMVERVEDGTIDWDAYLRDDTQDVAAAFDAVCTPDPFLFARREGEWRLSYHGRLDDALDPDATPTRFHVREALDAVVAGDPVDLEWNPSRGCSIKWSGDQSP; encoded by the coding sequence ATGGTCGAAACGGAATCGTCGTCGGCGCTCGACCCCGGCGATGTGATACCACCGTTCGAACTCACCGGAGTCGATGGCGAGATGTACACGCCCGAATCGTTCACCGACGCGGCTGCGCTTCTCGTCGTCTTTACCTGTAATCACTGCCCGTACGCGAAGGCGAAGTTCGACCTGCTGAACGAACTCGCAGCCGAGTACGATGACGCTGCGGTCGTCGGTGTCAACCCGAACGACGCCGACGCGTACCCGGAGGACTCGTTCGATCGCATGGTCGAACGCGTCGAGGACGGAACGATCGACTGGGACGCCTACCTCAGGGACGACACACAGGACGTCGCCGCAGCCTTCGACGCAGTCTGTACACCAGATCCGTTCCTGTTCGCCCGACGTGAGGGCGAGTGGCGCCTCTCGTACCACGGTCGACTCGACGACGCGCTGGACCCCGACGCGACCCCGACGCGGTTCCACGTCCGCGAGGCCCTGGACGCGGTCGTTGCGGGCGATCCAGTCGACCTCGAGTGGAACCCCTCGCGTGGCTGTTCGATCAAGTGGTCCGGTGACCAGTCGCCGTAG